Genomic segment of uncultured Desulfobacter sp.:
GGCAACATGGGAAGATCCTGGGCATACTCTCTTATGATTTCGATGGATTTAAAATCATATTGTTTTTTAAGGTCATAGTCCGTAGCAGCCAGTTCAAGGCTTTCATCCATGAGTTGATCCGGATAATGGGAGGAACTGGAGGCATCGGATTTCCTAGCAAAACTGAGCATGTTACTCACAATCTCTGCAGCCCGGGCCCCGGATTCCTGAATTGCATCAAGCATACGAAAAATTTCTCTTTTTTCCATAAAGAGCTTGATATCGCCCATGGAAATTCCGAGCTCTTCGGCAACCTTAAGATTTGCCGGCATATCAATTCTTCCCAATCTGTTTTTCATCACATTGGCACTCTGCATCATACCCGCCAGGGGGTTGTTGATCTCATGGGCCATACCTGCGGCAAGACCGCCCACCGACAGGATTTTTTCCGACTGGATCATTAACTCTTCCATTCGAACTTGTTCGGTGACATCATCAATCCGAATAACAGCCCCTTCTCCGCCGTTGGAAGTGAGCGGATAAATCGTTATATCTTCGTAAATTTGTTTGTTGCTCTCTACGCTTGGATGACGTGATTCATAATATACATTTCTTGATTCAATGGACCTCCTCACATGATCCAGTTCAAGTGTAAATTGGGGAAAAACCGTTTCAAGCAACCGCCCTCTGGCAGCCTCCGGAGAAATTCCTGTTTTCTGGCTTGCTTTAAGATTCCATTGGGTGATCCGATTTTCTTTATCAACCCCAATGAGTATCGACGGCATAGAGTCAATTATATTTGACAAATAGTTTCGCAGGCTGAAAATCTCTCGTTCAGCCTCTTTTCGTTCGGTCAAATCAATCGTTAAAAGATAGAATCCACTCACCCCCCCCTTTGTATTAATTTCCGGCACGTAATTGATTTCATAAAACTTGATTAGATCTTTTTGGGCGGCAACGGAAAACTCAGCGCGACCGGATTGACCGGAAAGCGCAGACTGAATATGGGGGGTTATTTTTTCATAATTTTTCGGCCCTAAAACGTCTCTCATCGGCCGGCCGATGACTTGCTTTTTCTCCATGCCGGAAACGGTTTCAAATTCCCTATTCACCAATACAAACCGTTCTTCACCGCTTACATAACAAATTTGAGCCGGTAGACTGTCGATCAATAGCTGCAAACTTTTTTCGTTGGCCTGGGCACTTTCAAGCTGTTTTTGTAATTGAGGGTAATAACTTTTCCTGGTTGTCTTTAAACTCAATTCCAAAAATTTTTTTCTGGCCGAACTATGCATATTTTTGGTAAATTTATCCATTTTGACAGAACGGTATCCATTGTTTATTCATAAATTTGAAAATATATACCCTTGATATCTTCCAAATCCGCCTCTTTGGGGTTTGTGGCCAGACATGGATCATTCAGGGCAAATTCGGATAGCATGTCAATATCAGAACGTTTAACACCATACTCAGCAAGTTTTCTGTTAATACCCAGACGGTTTCGCAACTCCGCTATTTTGTAAGCGATTGCATTACCTTTTTCCTGACCCTTCATGCCTGATAAATCAATGTGAAGGGCTTTTGCCAATCTGTCATATTTTTCAGAAGCGGCCAGGTAATTGAATTGAACAACATGTTCAAGCAAAAGGGCATTACATTCACCGTGGGCGATTCCTATTGCCCCGCCAAGGCTGTGTGCCATCCCGTGAACCAACCCAAGGCTTGCATTAGAAAACGCAAGTCCTGCCATTAAACTTGCCGTCATCATTTTATCCCGGTAAATAATATTATCCGGCTCTTTAAAGGCCCTGTACAGATTATCAAAAATAATTTCTGCAGAGGAAAGGGCAGCCATATCCGTCAAGGCAGAGGCCGCGTTTGATACATACGCTTCAAAGGCATGGCAAAGTGCGTCCATTCCCGTGGCAGCAGTCAGCCCAGGAGGCATGGTGATTGTGGTTTCCGGATCAATGAGCGCGATATCCGGGATGACCATTTTACTGATCAACGCGATTTTACCCTCTTTAGAAGTATCCGTAATAATGGCAAATTGGGAAACATCAGCCGACGAACCGGCAGTTGTCGGAATAAAAATCAACGGCGGTCCGGGATTTGGAATCATATCTACGCCCTCGTAATCGCGAATATTACCTGGATTACCCATCATTACGCCGATCCCTTTCGCACAATCCATCGGGCTTCCGCCCCCGACGGAAATAATCAGGTCACAGCCCTTCCTTCTGCAAATTTCAACGCCAGACATCACCTCATGGTCCTTGGGATTTTCCGTTACACAGTCAAATATGGTATAGTCTATGCCATAATTTTTCAGACTTTTTTCTACGATCGTCGTCCATCCTGATTTTCGTACACCAGGGTCGGTCACAATAAACGCTTTGGATGCCCCCAAATTTTCTGCATGACGACCAGACAAGGTTATCGCTCCTTGTCCATAAACAATTTCTGGGACCAAAAATTTTCTAAGCTTTAGAAGAGAAGCGTTGCTCATTAATTTTTTCCTGTCAAGTTCGAAAGATACGGCTTCATATTATTTTAGCTCAATTCGCATTGTTGCACAACATCCAACTTGAACATAGGCGAAAAACAGCCATAACCATGCTATAATTAAACGAAATCATATCAGCCTCAATTTAACACTTGCATTCATGATAATTTTAGAATATATCCAGGCTTCCAATTAATTTGGAAGCTTGAGTATTGTCTAAAAGTGCGATTTATGATACTTATAGCCCCGACTTAATAAGCATGTGCCCCCGTAGCTCAGTGGATAGAGCATAGGATTCCTAATCCTTGTGCGCAAGTTCGATTCTTGCCGGGGGCACCAGCCAAAAGCCTTTCTATCAAGCGCCTCAGCGTTTTCTCTAAAGTCCGAACAGCAACCTATAAAGTACCAATATTGGCCGAAGTTGACACTTGCGTTGACGCCCTTGTTGACACTTTACCAGGTTGGAAGGACGACCCAATGTCTATCAATCTGCTTTGTCATAGATGCAAGAAAACCCATAAGCTTGGCACCTCTAAGTGTTCCTGTGGTGCCGGACTCAAGTACAAGAGAAAGTACAGGGTTCGCGTTAAGACCGCGAAAGGTTGGAAATCAGGTACTGTTGACACCCTCCAGGAAGCCAAAACCCTTGAAGGGCAACTCATTCAAGACAACCCTCCGCCCCCAAGACTGTGAGGTGGTAGGGTAATTGTGGACACTTCTCTAAGAGTGGGTTAATAATCCACACGGAGGTGTCAAATGAAGAAAGACAGAAAGAAGTATGCACCTGAATTCAAAGAAGAAGCAGTTAAACTGATAACCGAACAGGGATATCAGATTACCGAGGCAGCCCGAAATCTCGGAGTCAATCCAACCATGCTGGGTCGCTGGAAACGTGAGATTGAAGGTAGTG
This window contains:
- a CDS encoding PAS domain S-box protein, which encodes MDKFTKNMHSSARKKFLELSLKTTRKSYYPQLQKQLESAQANEKSLQLLIDSLPAQICYVSGEERFVLVNREFETVSGMEKKQVIGRPMRDVLGPKNYEKITPHIQSALSGQSGRAEFSVAAQKDLIKFYEINYVPEINTKGGVSGFYLLTIDLTERKEAEREIFSLRNYLSNIIDSMPSILIGVDKENRITQWNLKASQKTGISPEAARGRLLETVFPQFTLELDHVRRSIESRNVYYESRHPSVESNKQIYEDITIYPLTSNGGEGAVIRIDDVTEQVRMEELMIQSEKILSVGGLAAGMAHEINNPLAGMMQSANVMKNRLGRIDMPANLKVAEELGISMGDIKLFMEKREIFRMLDAIQESGARAAEIVSNMLSFARKSDASSSSHYPDQLMDESLELAATDYDLKKQYDFKSIEIIREYAQDLPMLPCEGAKIQQVLLNILRNGAQAMQAAKTQAPRFIIRIYKQEASGMVCMEIEDNGPGMDDATKSKVFDPFFTTKPVGVGTGLGLSVSYFIITENHKGTLAVLSEPGKGANFIIRLPVQD
- the ercA gene encoding alcohol dehydrogenase-like regulatory protein ErcA, with amino-acid sequence MSNASLLKLRKFLVPEIVYGQGAITLSGRHAENLGASKAFIVTDPGVRKSGWTTIVEKSLKNYGIDYTIFDCVTENPKDHEVMSGVEICRRKGCDLIISVGGGSPMDCAKGIGVMMGNPGNIRDYEGVDMIPNPGPPLIFIPTTAGSSADVSQFAIITDTSKEGKIALISKMVIPDIALIDPETTITMPPGLTAATGMDALCHAFEAYVSNAASALTDMAALSSAEIIFDNLYRAFKEPDNIIYRDKMMTASLMAGLAFSNASLGLVHGMAHSLGGAIGIAHGECNALLLEHVVQFNYLAASEKYDRLAKALHIDLSGMKGQEKGNAIAYKIAELRNRLGINRKLAEYGVKRSDIDMLSEFALNDPCLATNPKEADLEDIKGIYFQIYE